In Pan troglodytes isolate AG18354 chromosome 5, NHGRI_mPanTro3-v2.0_pri, whole genome shotgun sequence, the sequence ATAAGAATCACCAGATGCTTACACAAGGCTACAAAACTAAAGATAGAGATCaaagctaaaaggaaaaaagaaactcacaaaaaatacagtaattcaaGAACAGAGGAAACTTAAAACAAACCTACACTTttaatactgtcagtgggataagaccaacaaaaccaaaaagattttaaaaagaagcatttgaagaaaaagaaacagctcttaaaaattaaaaatgtgggccaggtgtggtggctcacacctgtaatcccagcactttgggaggccgaggccggcagatcacaaggtcaggagttcatgaccagcctggccaacatggtgaaaccttgtctctactaaaactacaaaaattagctgggcatggtggcacgtgcctgtaatcccagctactcgggaggctgcagcaaaagaattgcttgaaccaagacccaggaggcagaagctgcagtgagccaagatcatgccactgcactccagcccgggcgacagagccagactccatctaaaaaaaaaaaaagaataaaagaacatttttggACATGCAAAGTAGTAAACTAATCTACGCTTTATGTTTCTCAGGAGCTATAGGAAGATATGACATTTAGGAAATCAGTGATGCAGCATAGAAAAAAGGGGGCAAGAATGCTCAAGAGGTAAGCGAAGGAAATCCTTCAGGCACAGAGGGATCCTCGAGGAGAATCACCAAGAACTAAATGGAGGGTCatccaaaaattagaaatagaactaccctatgatccagcaatcccacttctgggtacttatccaaaagaagtgaaatcagtatctcaaagagatatctgcacacccACATTCATTGCAGTGCTATTTACAATAGACAAGACATGGAAGCAaactaaatgtctatcaacagatgaatggattaaaaaatgggatatatacatacaatatacagcatgctaagtgaaataagccagtcacaaaaagataaatgctgCATGATTCACTTATATGAGGCATCTAAAGTAATCAAactgggccagacacagtggctcttgcctgtaatcccagtactttgagagaccgaggcaggaggatcacttgagccgagttcaagaccagcctgggcaacacagtgaaatcctgtctctatttttttaatatgataaaataaaaaataaagtaatcaaACTATAGAAGTAGAAAGAAGAATGGCAGTTGCCAGGGGATGAGGGGAGAGGGAAACGATTACTGTTCAGTgagtataaaatttcagttatgccAGATGAAAaagctctagagatctgttgtacaacattgtgcttAACGATACTGTATTATACACATAAAAATTTGTTAACAGAATAGAGCTCATTATGTTttttcaccacacacacacacacatacacacacacacaaatggaactCAGAGAGGCAATTATTAactctaaaaaaattattcaacaaataaaatgtagtcaaaatatatgaaatggggccaggcacagtggctcacacctgtaatcccagcgctttgggaggccaacatgggcagatcgcttgagctcaggagaccagcctgggcaacatggcgaaaccccatctctacaaaaaaatacaaaaattagccaggcatggtggcacatgcctatagtcccagctactaaggaagctgtggtgggaggatcacttgagcccaggaggtcgaggctgcagtgagccgtaatttcaacactgccctccagcctgggttacaataTGAGAAATGGCTTACTGTGGATGTTCACTGTTATAATAAGGATATTAATTCTGAATACTCATTTAACTAAAGATTGTGGTTTAACTATTTCAGGAAGATGTggcaagatgtgtgtgtgtgtcctgggtAGAGTATCTGAGAAAATATATTCCTAATATCCTACAATTGGAAGtcaacataattaaaatatcaagaaatagCAAATAAGTATGTTGTTTCAAAAATATGGTGATAAGAGACTAGAAGAAgaaatagtcaaaaataattgaaTGTCATTATCTCTGGGAGAAGTATTCAGGGGTgaggaagaataagaaaaaagacatatatgttaattttcatacacataataatttttctaaacataaaattgacaaaatttcAGTTCACTTTTCAAATTACAACAACATACCGCTCAATTGCACGAAGCTTAACCTTATTCATATCCTTTAGAACGTCCAACATGTttggaatatctttatttctctgGCTTTTTGAATGATGACTATAATTGGTCTTATTAGCAGCCAGGTTCTGTTTGCTCATTTCAGTTGCTGGATTATCCGAGtcacaaatattattagatcctGGTTGTATGGGAGGAAAACACGGTGGCTGGAGAGATGAAGACTGAGGAggaagtggtggtggtggaggaggaggagaaagcacTGAACCTGGAAACCGATCGGGCTCCACACTCGGATGGGCAGCCCGCGACGATGACAACTGACCCAAACTAATGTGCTCGTCACTCAAGCCAAAGGAACCTACAAACAAAGTGGTTTATTACAAAATCATGCACAATTATCTCTAACGTAATATATATTAACAACACTAATTAGAACCAAAACAGGAGCAATTTCTGTAATGCTAGTAGCGATATGGTAGCAAGGAAAGAGTGTCAATCCCATCTGCTTAGTAATTTAAGAGTCAAGTCAAATTGTGAATTCATTTTTAATCCAGTTAGGAATTTTCAGTGCAGGTCCAAGAGCGGAGCGGGGAGGAGAAtgcattttaaacaaacaaaaaaaaaagagttttttcaGTAATTCACATACACTCTGAACTTCatcctctattttaaaaaagctaaaacaGAAATCAACAACTTGTAGTTAGAAACACAAATTGATGTATTCACTGTATAATGACATTGGAGAAATAAGCATATTATTTTCTAAGCAAAGCTTAAGATGGATACTGAGTATTTAACTTTTCCACTTTAAGATTTGCTCGTAAAGGACTGTGGGTAAACACGATTGCTTAAGAAAACTGTGTATagttatatatcattttatttattatgtataaatataagttattgtatattatataatgtgttcatatgtaaatgttatatacactgtataaatatcttaaattatatgtgtatttatgcatttgtatatatacatatgtattttaaaatttttagcaaTTATATTTACACACAGCCCTTTACAGCCAAATCTGTTGTGAAAAGCATTCAGTACCTAGATTGCTTTACATTTTATACACGCATACATacatgttgtgtgtatgtgtgtgcatatgtttaaAGCAAGTTGtatctctataaatttataaaacaatcatcTGGAAAACATGACTCACCTCAACTTGGTGGAAATGTAGCAGCAATaactaaaaactataaacataTGATGCCTCAAACCTATATCCTCTTTTAAACCAATGCATTCTTCCTCTTTAATATCCAATGCTTTCATGAAGAGTTAGAAAAGCTTActgagggccaggcgcggtggctcacgcctgtaatcccagcactttgggaggccgaggcgggcagatcatgaggtcagcagatcgagaccatcctggataacacagtgaaaccccatctctactaaaaatacaaaaaattagccgagcgtggtggcgggcgcctgtagtcccagctactcgagaggctgaggcaggagaatggcgtgaacccgggagggggagcttgcagtgagccaagatcatgccactgcactccagcctgggcgacagagcaagactgcgtctcaaaaaaaaaaaaaaaaaaaaaaagcttacttaGAAGACAACAgactttttaatacaaaaatacaatCTTCTAGTATAGTAAAGCTAGTTCTTCTTTAAATCAAAGCCATCCCCTCACTACAAATGTGTCTTAATTTATCCTGAATAAACATCAGAtataataattttgtatattcaacatccttttatGTACATTTAATGTTTTCATGGTACTTATTCAGAATTGTACTCACTTAAATACTAGATGTTCCTGTATGCTACTATATGTACTATATTCAGTACAGTATCATGCTGTACAGGTTGGTATAGGCTATACCATGAGTATCATCTAACTGAAACAAAAATCCTAGTGTTACTTACTAGAATTTGTACTATTTTTCAGTTCCTGCATTTCCACAATTGCTGCAATCTGAGAGCGAAGAAAAGTCAGCTCATTTTCAAGGGCAGCTATTTTTCTAATTGTAGCTTCATTTACAGGCAGATCATTTTTCactgtttctttctgtcttacAGCAGGTGACAGTGGATCCCGAACTAGTCGCAAAGGATGAAAAATTTCcactttctcttcttcatttttccaTATACTATTTCtgtgggtgaaaaaaaaaaatgaaatggagggAAGATATATTTCCAATCAAAAGAGGTATAAACTCTTACACTCCTACGtgaaaatcaaaaaacaataaaacaaaataaaagctactctcaggccgggcacagtggctcacacctgtaatcccaacactttgggggctgaggcagtgaatcacctgaggccaggagttcgagaccagcctggtcaaaatggcgaaaccctgtctctactaaaaatatttttaaaaattcgcCGGGTGTGATgacatgcccctgtagtcccagctactcaggaggctgaggcaggagaatcacttgagcctgggaggcagaggttgcggtgagccaagatcgtgccattgcactccagcctggtcgacagagtaagactctgtctcaaaaaaaaaaaacaaaaaaaacctactcTCTATCCCCCATGATTGTTTCTAGAGTCACCACTGAGGACAAGGAAAATATCTTATTTAGCTTTGTATTCCCAATATAAACAGAACATAGCCTCCAATGGAGGACCAGTCAGTGACCagggaatgaacaaaacaaactttGCTTTTAGAttataaaaccaaaataattaCCTGCAATTGTTCTACTTATTAACTTTAAACACAGGTAAGTTAATTTATTTAGAAGTTCTATATAAGTTAATAAAGAGCCTTACATTCAGGATTATGTTAGGGTGAAATGTATGTTATTTTAACTATTTGAAAATTGGTGCCAGGTTGATACATAATAAAATCAGCCAGAATACTTAAATAATTGACACTTAATGTGCTTAGAGCCTGTATCTGAATATACTAACATGTAAAGTAATACTCCCTAGGAGTAACACATCcaaattttgaaatacatttaacATCATTGCCTGGTGCACAGTAAACAGTATATAAGTTTTGGCTAAATATATGATTCTAATATCCCTTTAATAACCACTCCCTCCTAGGCCTGGTGTTAGGTTTAAATgtgcactaaaaaaaaaacaactggctaaaaaaatgaaaagcagcccGTCTTCTTTATTAGGAAGATACAGTAGGGCACAGCACAGTttgaagataaaacaaaaaagctcAATCAATCTTAACAAGCTTCGACACATGCAAGAATTCAGTTTATAGCCCACTTCCCAAGGTAAGCATATAAAATTACCGAAATCTGAGATAACTGGCTTCTTCATCATTTGCCACATACAAAATATCAGCAAAAGATGGAACCATAGATCCACAATTATCCGAGTCTACAGAGTTCAAGAGCGGGATCaactaaagtaaaaaaagaaacaaatagtcaGAGCTCTGCAGGGAGTCAGGAGAAGACACATGCCCCATGGTATTAAATTAGTTAacaatccaaaagaaagaaaaagaatattcaatAGAAAAACATGTACCTGTTAGCATGAAAGAACACTGGGGAAAATGTTATGCTGAAGTCTAAGCACTAAGCAATATTCTCTCCCCTGGTTAATTTCATCTAtcacaaaatgcaaaataaaattaagctcTTCAGTTATTGTTCACACTTGCCCATCTGTGAATGtcattacagacatgtaccacgtAACATTTAGGTCGATCATGGACTGCATATACATGGGGtcacataagattataatgaaactgaaatattcctatcacctagtatttactatattatactttttattattattttagagtgtattccttctacttaaaaagaaaagttggctgggcatggtggtgcattcctgtaatcccagcactttgggaggccaaggcaggaggatcaattaaggccaggagttcaagaccagccagggcaacatagcaagatcccgtctctaccagaccaaaaaaaagtcagccaggtgtggtggtgcacacctcccaagtagtcccagctactcaggaggctgaggtgggaggatcacttgagcccaggaggttgaggctgcagtgagccgttatCACGCGACTGCACTTCGTtcggcctgggcgacagcaagaccttatcttaaaaaaaaaaaaaaaaaaaaaaagttaactataccacagcctcaggaaggtccttcaggaggtattccaggaGAAGGTATTGTTATTATAGGAGATGagagctccatgcatgttattgccacTGAAGTCCTTCCAgtaggacaagatgtggaggtagaaGACAGTGATCTTGATGATTCTGCCCTGGGTAGGCCTAGGCTAACGTGTGTGCTTGTGTCTtagttttaacaaaaaaattttaaaagtataaaaaatttaaaaatttttaaatcataaaaagcttatagaataaggatataaaaatattttgtatagcagtacaatgtgtgttttaagataagtattattacaaaagagtcaaaaatttttacaaaataaaaacatttataaaaaagttacagtaagctaaggttaatgtattattgaagaaagggtttttgtataaatttagtgtagcctaagtgtatagtgtttataaagtctacagtagtgtccAGTAATGTCCTAGGGCTTCaaattcactcaccactcactgactcacccagagcaacttcccaTCTTCCATTCATGGTAGGTGCCCTATACGGACGTAACattttttatctaatttttactGCATTGTTAccgtactttttctatgtttagacacacaaacacttaccattgtgtaacaactgcctacagtattcggtAAAGTAACATGCTGAAAAGGTTTGCAGACTAGAAGCAACAGGTCATACCATATAGCCTGGGTGCATAATAGGCcatataccatctaggtttgtgccagtacactctgtgatgtttgcacgaTGACAAAATCACCAAACAACGCTTTTCTCAAAATGTATCCCCCCATCATTAAACGATGCATGAttgtatttaaataaacaaaaacacaaaaacatatatGAAATGGCTTGTTCCCAAGGGTAAACTACAGGTTTTTGGCTTGCAGGAAATGTTTCTTCCTTTGTTGTTCTACCCCATACCTGTAAGAGTACCTAGGATTATTTTGTACTTGGTACTTAAACAATTTATGTTGACTGACTTACCTCAAAATTAGGTCTTCGACAAGGTTCCAGTGGAAGCATTTTCCCAATAATACGAACAATACTCCTAGCTGATCCATAGTCTTTATTTTCCCAAATCAGCAAAACCTATTTTAAACATAAAGTAGGAATTAAAATGCACTCTGATTAAGCATATTTATATAAGTATGAAAAAAGGAGATGTAAAAAAGACgcagtggcatttttttttttaatacagggaGTCctgtaaaataacatttatttttaaaaagaaatatagaatgGCAGAGCCTTTCTTCAAAGAATAGAACTTTGTGAGtatttgtctaaaaaaaagatggtagtaaacatatatacattccaggaagatcttttaaaaagcacaattcattttgttctatttctgATAATGTCCAAATACCTTGGGAGAAACTTTGTTCAAAAAAATTGCATCCCCTCCCCCAGCTACAAATCCCATCTTTTTGGCCCAACCAAAAACAGACAATTTCAAATTATCAAGCAACGAGGTGATATGGAGTATACTTATGTAGTTTcctttaaaggagaaataaaaaagggaaTAAATAAATCAGGTCCTAGACAATTCAGAGTTATTTACATAAAGTGAAATATACCTGCTGGCAGTCAGCTCTTGAAAAGGCATTAGAAGTAATAATGTGCTACTATAGCTCAAATAATACTTCATCCTTTAGTGTGGGCTTCCCAAATTAGTGTAAACCATTGCCACAGGAACCACTCTCCCCCACCAGCCAAAAGATGTGACATAATAAATTGGACATTTTTCCTAAGATCCCAACTGATACAGGTAGCCTCCTATTAGCATCCTCGTTAAAACAACCAATAAACAGCCTGTCTCAGCtgttaaacaacagcaacaaccaaCAACAGCAGGCTAAATAAACTGTGGGTTGTGCACCTGCGTTTTGATTGTGACCCATCATGTGAGGTCAGGTGTAAAATTTTCCCATTGTGGTGTCATGCTGACACTcaagaagtttgggattttggagcatttcagatttcaggtttTGAGTGATGCTCAAccgataatatttttaaattgctaagattattttacatttttttcacacTCAGTCTTCAAAATCCCTTATATAGGTTACACCTATAGAAGATCTCAATTCAGATATTTTGAGTACTTAAAAGtgacatgtggccagtggctatcATACTGGATTGCACAGCCTAGAGGATATAGATCCCAGACCTATTACTAGTAGAATATTTGGAGGATTgagcatttatatttaaagtgttctACAGACCATTCATCTGCGTACCCCTGCTAAGAACAACAGGCATAGAGGCTTTGCTACCATGACGGCTACCTACGACATATACAGTCACCCAAGAGTTGGGTTAGCTCTTAGTTAATTTAAATGATACCTTCCTATCTTGCTCGGCAGTTTCCCTCCTAATAAACTCTTGTCCTTCCTCTCATTCCTTCATTGCCCCTGGCCATCTTCACcattttcgttgttgttgttgtttgctttttgaggtttttttttttgagatggggtctcactctgtcacccaggctggagtgcagggcatgatcagggttcactgcaacctccacctcccaggc encodes:
- the MTFR2 gene encoding mitochondrial fission regulator 2 isoform X2, with the translated sequence MLPLEPCRRPNFELIPLLNSVDSDNCGSMVPSFADILYVANDEEASYLRFRNSIWKNEEEKVEIFHPLRLVRDPLSPAVRQKETVKNDLPVNEATIRKIAALENELTFLRSQIAAIVEMQELKNSTNSSSFGLSDEHISLGQLSSSRAAHPSVEPDRFPGSVLSPPPPPPPLPPQSSSLQPPCFPPIQPGSNNICDSDNPATEMSKQNLAANKTNYSHHSKSQRNKDIPNMLDVLKDMNKVKLRAIERSPGGRPIHKRKRQNSHWDPVSLISHALKQKFAFQEDDSFEKENRSWESSPFSSPETSRFGHHISQSEGQRTKEEMVNTKAVDQGISNTSLLNSRI
- the MTFR2 gene encoding mitochondrial fission regulator 2 isoform X1; protein product: MSLILNILREMLEYFGVPVEQVLLIWENKDYGSARSIVRIIGKMLPLEPCRRPNFELIPLLNSVDSDNCGSMVPSFADILYVANDEEASYLRFRNSIWKNEEEKVEIFHPLRLVRDPLSPAVRQKETVKNDLPVNEATIRKIAALENELTFLRSQIAAIVEMQELKNSTNSSSFGLSDEHISLGQLSSSRAAHPSVEPDRFPGSVLSPPPPPPPLPPQSSSLQPPCFPPIQPGSNNICDSDNPATEMSKQNLAANKTNYSHHSKSQRNKDIPNMLDVLKDMNKVKLRAIERSPGGRPIHKRKRQNSHWDPVSLISHALKQKFAFQEDDSFEKENRSWESSPFSSPETSRFGHHISQSEGQRTKEEMVNTKAVDQGISNTSLLNSRI